In the bacterium genome, one interval contains:
- a CDS encoding adenylyltransferase/cytidyltransferase family protein, producing the protein MGIALELEDLRLEVERLRRDGKTVALANGHFDLVHVGHLRYLTAAAREADALIVAINDDASVRSLKGEGRPVVPAAERAELLAALEPVDYVVVFTGDSPVPLLTELRPDVHCKGTDYVNPERVPEYEIVQAYGGRTAIVGDPKDHATSDLISRVKHLPD; encoded by the coding sequence GTGGGAATCGCCCTAGAGCTCGAAGACCTGAGGCTGGAAGTCGAGCGGCTGAGACGCGACGGCAAGACCGTGGCACTCGCCAATGGCCACTTCGACCTCGTCCACGTCGGGCATCTGCGCTATCTGACGGCCGCAGCCCGCGAGGCCGATGCGCTGATCGTGGCCATCAACGACGACGCTTCGGTTCGCAGCCTCAAGGGAGAGGGCCGGCCTGTCGTTCCGGCGGCCGAGCGCGCCGAGCTGCTCGCGGCTCTCGAGCCCGTCGACTACGTGGTCGTCTTCACCGGCGATTCACCCGTCCCACTGCTGACCGAGCTCCGCCCGGATGTCCACTGCAAGGGAACCGACTACGTCAACCCGGAGCGGGTACCGGAGTACGAGATTGTTCAGGCCTATGGCGGGCGCACCGCCATTGTCGGCGACCCCAAGGACCATGCCACGTCGGACCTGATCTCCCGGGTAAAGCACCTGCCGGACTAG